The Arabidopsis thaliana chromosome 5, partial sequence genomic interval GGATTGCTCCAGCTACCATTTCCCATAAAACGAGTCCAAAGCTGTATACATCGGCCTTACGTCCATGTGGTTTCCGTTTTATCATTTCAGGTGCCATCCACCTATATGTTCCGGGGTCATCAGCCAACATGTCACAGTACTCCTCCTCGCACGCTATGCCAAAGTCAGCGATCTTCAAATGGAATTCTTCGTCGATCAATACATTTTCTGGCTTAAGATCCCGATGAATTATGCGTCGTGAGTGAATATATTCCATCCCTCTAGCAATATCTATAGCAAACTCTATAAGCTTTTTCAAAGGAAGAGACCTATTCTCAGGCTTGTGCAGAAAAGATCTTAAAGATCCTTCAGGTAAATACTGCGTGAGGACACAATATACAGGCGGATCTTTGTACGCTCCAACAAACTGTTTTTAGCACATaaataagagaagagaagttaACAAAAACCGTAAATCATTCCATCTAGACTGACATAACGATTAACCAAGAGAACATAACGAGAGAGGAGAAATCACCTTTATAACATTTGGATGGGTCAATCGAGACAAAAGGGTCACTTCCTTGGTAAACTGTTTCTCTAAACGAGCTCCCAAGCATCCATTATCGTCATCATCAGGTACAGTGATAAGCTTCACGGCAACAGCTTTATCTTCATACTTACCATGATATAGCCGGCTGTATAAACCATGAGCAAACTTAAGCCCAAAGAACAGCTTTGACATATCAACACGGAACTCTTCAGAAGCTTCCACAGCACTCACTCTACGACCAGTATTATCAAAAAGCTTAGACCATCCAGTGTCCTTCTTGCTCTTGACCCTCTCTTGAATTCTCAAAGTGCCAAGATCTCTGATAGGACCTGAAGGAGACCGCAAGTTAAATGATCTCTTGTCAAAGGAGTTTTTATGAGATAACTTAGGCTTCATTCCCTTTTCCGATTCCACTCTTCTTGGATGTGGAGTAGAAAATCTCTTACGCTCAGACCTCGCTTCCTTAAACACATCGGGAACAGCCATCTGAGGCGAAGGAGAAACAGATCTCTGCTTATGAGTAACCGGGTTTGTCTGTATTTCCGAATCAACAACATATACATCAGCAGCTTCCAAACTCGAAGTATCTCCCGTAGTCTGTGAGTTACTCGAAACCAACTTAGGATCCGATGATGATGCcgacgacgaagaagatgatctctGAGGTATAGCTTTTAATCCAGAAAACTTATCTTGGTTTATCAtaaaaggaagagaagctaACTTTGAAGAATTCAAACGATAAGAAACCGTTTGAGAAAACTTAGCCCTCCTAATCCACGAAGTAGCCTCTTCATCCATCTCTAAGCTCgaaaacaaactaaacaacCTTTTTATCAAAGACTAAACAACCAAAACTCTCAATATCTCCAAAGTACCTAAGCAAACCCGTGAATACGAATGAGATGACTTGCTGCAATCTCCAACGATCTCATTTCCACGAAGAtacaaaatcttttcaaatccATCGAAGCCCCATTTCTCACCTTCAACCATTAATCCACAAAAACTACAAatcataaaagaagaaaactttccTACGAATACTACTAAGCTCGAAATTTCTCCAAACGTTCCCACCAAAATCACCGGAAAATCCTGAATTACATACCTCTTCCTACAAAATCAAGCAACAATACTCAGAAAATCGAATCCATAGAAGCTATTGAAAACGATAATGAGGGTTAAAAGATCGATCTGAATCAACAAATTTAGGAAACTAGTTTTCGATATTTGTTTACCTGaatcacaacaaaaaactATGAAGCGTCGTCGTGTGttaaaaggaagagaagaggaaagcCAAGTGAATCGGAAATCAAGAAGATCCGGCGACTTGAAGCCGGAGGAAGATGGAATCGAAGGAGAAATTTGAGAGCTAAACCATAAGACGTTTTTGGATTCTCAAAGACCTTTTTGACGAATCCAGACCTCTTACGCCTTTTTagatggattttttttttctttttttttcacagaTAAAAtgtggaaaataaataaattcttttggaatatttagaaaaatacgTTAAAACGACAGCGTATTAATCTGTCTGTCAGCATCTCTGATATGCTCTAATTATTCTGTCTGAAAGAGAAATTTAATTTAGGTTCCCTTTTTTAGTCAAATAAATTCTAAAGGCCATAGACTTCGGCCCATTAATAATAAAACTGGCCCAAATTACTTTATGATATAGGCCATGATGATTGCTTGATAGTAACCAGAAACGAAAGAGGCCTCAACGTTGACAAGCTTCACTAATCCTATGAGAAAAactcttctgttttttttttaaagaacatAATTCACACAAATTAACCATTCTAAACAAGAACTTTAAACTACATAAAACCATTCCTATCTCTTATTCTCAACATTGGGGAAGTGCTTAAACAATTGTTACAAAACAACTTTTGAATAAATACatgctagttttttttttctttgtcaacaaCTTTATTAGattgactcaaaacaagcCCATGCTAGGTTTTTATATCAattaaattcttgtttttttttcaaaaagaaattaaacattgtttttttttttttttgttaattaaaacATGCTAGTTGCATGAAGTTATAAGTTCTGTGATGACACTGttttaaattatgtattaGATCATATgcatctatatttttttctattttatttgtaaaagagaaaattataaatgcTACTGGCCAAAAATACGTGTGTGTgtggagaaaacaaaatggccaaaaaataaatgataggAGAGGaatagaagagaaagaaagaaagatttaagAGGTGAGTCCAAAAGATTGGTAAAACACAAATGCTTAACAACAGAGTTAATTTTTGGGGACACCACACACATGACACATCACTTTGTCTCCAGACCTATGTCTGTCCTACGCCTTTGGACATacccttttctcttttatccgATCATCGTATCCTACACACATTATCTCATGATTACTAATCttgtcttcctttttttttcggtttaaAGCAATAAGCGATATGTACACATCGCatacattaatattttacaCCACTAGCTATTTTAAGTTTCTTTATTGAACATGTGTACCTAGCTAGCTAGTTCATATGATCATATCAGTGGAAGACTGGAAGATATACTAAATTATACACAAATATACTTTCTGTTCAGCAAATGTTTTTTGAGTCAACTATTACATTTAATTAATGGTTTAAAATAGCGAGCTAAGAGTGGAGTTAAAATGGATGcgacaaaaggaaaatatttgaaaatttgacaACATTTTTAAGATATATTTACAAGAAGTACCAACCTCTGGTCATCATTGTATTCTTCTAAATCGCAGAATACAAAGGTTAGTACAAAAGAATCTATCAAATAATGGGGGTACTGGATTTGTCAACTATATCACTTGGAAAGCTTATGCATGGGGTATAACCAAGTACGAAAGTATAACTTTATTCTTAGGTCAAACTTGCACAAAATATTAGGGTTAAGAAAGTCACCTGAATGATTTCACGGGAACTATATATGGTTAATGAATACCCAccctataaaaaaaaacaagagtgaCACAGAAAGGATACACCATTTATAGACAAACTAGAACTGGCTTAATTTTTTCGTAGCTTGcacaatttcatatatatttttaagaaagtcTTATGGAAGATATGTACATTAAGAGGTCATGCGTTTCTGATTTATTTGTGACAACCTCAGTTGAAATCATTTTGCCTTGTTGAGCGTTTGTGATTCTGGCTTCAGTTTTGATTCTGGATATACTTCCAGTGAAGTTAATATGATTTGTAATAACAAACTAGACAACAAATGGCTAGATGTCGAAACTTGAAACAAGAAATATCCCACTCCTCaattataatttcataattaaataatcaagTTTGATACTTGTCACATCAAAACTCTTTTTCCTCATTGGCCTGTTTCTCTCAAATCTTCAATaaattctctatatatatatgagaaactTTGAACCtcatttttcatatatatcactgttcttcttctatattggagttcatctcttttgtttctaaagaaagagagagagagagagagagaagagaagatgttgCCAGGCATACTATTATGCTCACTTAATCCCAGGAATCACAGGTAAATATTCCTTTTCACCCCAGTTGGAATATCACTTGTGACTAATAtaatttgttcttttgtttaaagtaTTGATGTGTTTAAAGTGTTTTCTTAACATGGGGTTTAATgataaattttggatttataaaaAGGGGACAAGAATTTTCTATATGATTTGGTTTGGATTAGGCAAGATCCATGACTTTATGGGATCACTTTCTCGTCCAATCAAAAGAGAGATTCCTAAAAAATAGATACTTGAATAATTACCACTTAATAATGGCTATTTTTTTAGAAGAGAGAATACAAAGGATAAATTATAGTcttaaacatatttaaaactacataatccatttttgtttctcattttttttctttctaaattgTTTCTCATTAAACGCATGTAAAAACAATATACCTATTGTAAAACTAACCTATGggctaattaaaaaaagaaaaagatattggtatttaaataaaaataaaaataaaagaggacGACCATGTGTGCAATAAGAAAGTTGTAGAAAGACCCAAAAACTTTCCCCGAGGGCCCAAAATCGAGGTTAAGCTTTTTTACACGTCACATcgattacaatttttttaaaagtcaggggtcaaaacataaaactaaaaagggTTAATTCGGTAATTATGATTCAGTTCTTATTGCTCTTCTTCTCCCCACACTGAGTCACTGACTCTATCACTCTCAGAGATTAGGATAGAAATAATCAGAAATCTCCGTCTATTGTCGTCGTCGGCCGGAGATTAATTATTCCGGTGACGTTTAGTtggtttttcttcattgtgcagcaaaaagaaaaagagtgagCGAGAGAGCTTAGAAACTGAGCCCAAAGACATTGACTACTGGTACTCTGTTCAATTCAATCGAGATCCTCCGAGATTCGCTCTCAAATCTGAGAATAACAATCACCATTCCCGCAGGTAATAAAGCTTCTATTACTTTCCGGAGGTTTGACTCGTTGTTGACTTTCAACAATTTCTGGTAACTTGAACGGCGTTTTGCAGTAAGAGCGGCGGCGATTtttgcaagaagaagaagagaggagaaatGGCGAACAAGGTTTCTAACTTCTCGGATCTGATTCAACGAGTTACGGCGTCTTGTTTGTTGCATCCACTCTCCGCCGGCCGGCAAGATCTCGCTGTGAATCGCCGGGAAGAGTACGATactgaagaagaggagaatgAGGAGGAAGGTGAGATTCAGTACGAAGACGCattggagaaggagaatggTAAAGATGAGACAATTAGGGCTAAGAACGGAAGGAACGGTGTGAGTGTTGAGACGGTGCAGGAGATGGAGATGGTGATGGACGAAGTTTTCACGGCGGCTGCTGCTATGAAGAGAGCTTACGTTGCGCTTCAGGAAGCTCATTCGCCGTGGGATCCGGAGAAGATGCACGATGCTGATATGGCGATGGTGGCTGAGCTGAGAAGGATTGGTTCATTGAGGGAAAGATTCAGGAGGATGAGAGGTACCGGAAGTGGTGGTCGAAGGAAAAACGACGCCGGAAGAGGAATGCTGAGAGAGGCCGTGGCGCCTTATGAGGCGGTTGTGAAGGAGCTGAAGAAAGAAGTGAAAGTGAAAGATACTGAGATTGAGAATCTGAAGGAGAAAGTCAAAGTGGCTTCTATGGCCAACGGTAACGGAGGCAAGAAACACCGATTGCTTTCAAGCCGGAAAGTTAACTGTACCACACAGATTGCTGTGTCTCCGGTGCCGGAGTTATTTGAGATGACAATGATTCAGGTGAAAGAAGCATCAAAGTCTTTCACAGGGATTCTATTGTCACTAATGCGAGCTGCACATTGGGACATTGCAGCGGCTGTTCGATCCATTGAAGCCGCTTCAGCTTCATCCGACGGAATGTCTGCTTCTTCGTTTGCATCCTCGGTTCAGTCATCTGTCCCGAACCAGCACGCGAAGTTTGCTCTTGAGTCTTACATCTGTAGGAAAATCTTCCAAGGATTTGATCACGAAACGTTTTACATGGATGGAAGCTTATCTTCTCTTATCAACCCGGATCAGTACCGTCGTGACTGCTTTGCGCAGTTCAAAGATATGAAAGCAATGGATCCTATGGAGTTGCTAGGGATCTTACCAACTTGCCATTTTGGTAAATTCTGCTCGAAGAAGTACCTTTCGATCATTCACCAAAAAATGGAAGAGTCGTTGTTCGGGGACTCGGAACAGCGGGAGTTGGTTGTAGCCGGTAACCACCCAAGAAGTCAGTTCTATGGAGAGTTCTTGGGGCTAGCTAAAGCAGTCTGGCTGCTTCATCTCCTGGCATTCTCGCTCGACCCATCCCCGAGTCACTTTGAAGCAAACAGAGGAGCCGAGTTTCACTCTCAGTACATGGAGAGTGTCGTGAGGTTTTCGGATGGCCGTGTTCCTGCGGGTCAAGTTGTTGGATTTCCTGTTTGTCCAGGATTCAAGCTTAGCCATCAAGGGAAAGGATCAATCATCAAATCCAGAGTTTACTTGGTTCCAAGGGCTTAAAAAGGTTTCTTTGAGTTCACTGTTTCTTAGGAATACATTATGTCCTCGTGTGTTGTTTAAGACTTTAAGACAATCTAGCTTCGGAAAAATCTTGAAATAAAGAGACCGTTCGTATAAACTGTTCTTgcaaagaatttttttttggataaaatgtTTCTATACTAATCTAAATAACAAAGCTCACATAACATagaaagtatatatgttttaattctaacaattcaaagttttataGAAGGGATTATGTAATAAGGTATGGTTTTCGACTAGGGATCTGAGAATCAATCGTACAAGACTTCTCTTAGAAACACTTTTTTCACCTGTCACAGAGTgaagatgaaacagagagaaaaatgttaaaaaaagaagagcaatCCAAAATTAATCATCATCGAAAAGTAAATGAGAATGAGAGAAGAATCTAATTTACTTGTTCTAATGTGAGGAACATAATGGCATTCCAGGTTCCTAGCCGTGTAAAATTCGGGAGAAATCCTTTGTAGAATGCCATAATCCCCTTTAAATagaccaaaaacagaacattcaTGATTGcatcaaaagagagagattggttAAATGTGAACTAGAAAAGAATACTAACCTCGGTCTTCATCGTTTTGATGAAGCAATCGACTGTGTTTCGGTAAGTAGAGTCTCCCATCATTCTAGATTTCACCTGGAACAACATATAAAGAAGAACCATGGCCGTTTAGGGCAAATACCAAAGTATCAACCATTTTGTTTCCTTCGGTAACAGGTTAATACTAATTTCTCCTTCCGTAGAGCATTACTATCTAATAATGCTGCATTTACCAAAGTCAAATCACCAAGCAAGAGGTCAGAAACATAAAATGTGGAAGACACAAACATGTGAGACGCTACACCGATGTCACTTTCAAAGTAGAGCTATGTCCATTCTAATACCTTGTCCTTTAAAGAGATATTCTGTGATAAATACCTACTCTTTGCCACAAACCAATAAATAGAACTCAGTCAGTACTAAGTCTCTTTTGTTCGTTCTCAAAAAGAACAATGATTTAGGCACTTAGCACTTTCGTTTTCAGATCTATCACTTCTCACTGAAATTTATTGTAGATATACGCACTACCACACATGATGAGACGAAAACCAAATAATCTTGTTGTTGATTTATGTAAAAGACGAAAATGAATGCTTACCACATCAATTGGAGAACCGATGCAGACAGCGAAGAAGCCTGCAGCTAAACCAGCTAGTAGATGAGTTAAAACACTGTCTCTGAAGAACGGAATTTTCATAATTGTCTGCATATGTATGGAAGtataagaacaaacaaagactAAACAACCACCAGTAGAAGCCAAAAAAACTCCTACACAACAAAATACTTGAGAAAGAAATATCACCTCCTTTATTTGATCATAACTAGCTAACTCTGCAGCATTTACAATAGCATTCCGGGCAATATTGGGACCAAGTCCAGTCCATAGCGCACTAACTCCTTCctattttataaatcaaaagGCTATAACACTCTGCTAACAAagtattttaatatttttgatattgttattTGAAGATTAGTTTACTAACCAGCTTCACAATGGTGAAATAAGCGTCTACAGCTCCTGCATAACGCCTAGGAACCCCAGCCGGTAACTTTCCTTCTGATTGAAGCCGAACTTTAACAAGATCAGTTGGATTAGCTACAATAATAGCTATAGCTCCTGTTGTGTCACacacaataaaataattcCCTTTATAATCTCAATCATTCACTCAAGTTACTTCCAAGAGACTATCAAAATTAAGAACTGAGCTCACCAGTTAACAAAGCTGCAAGAATCTTTTGATATAAAGGAATATCGCCAATAAAGTCACTTCCAACCAAAAGTGTCTTCACCTATTCAGATATAGCAAAATAAACAATCCATCAGATATAACTTTATAAGAGAgtataaaacacacacaaaaaaaagcacCAGAGAAGGAAAATAATGTGAGACTCACAGGCTCATATAACCCAATCCTTAAGCCACCATAGATACATTGGCGATGAAGTCCTGCAATAACACCTTTCCAAAGACCTGAAATACCTTCTTCTCTAGCTATGGTAGCTAGAGTACCAATTGATCCTCTATACTTGGGCAAATTCTCACCATCTCCAGTGGGAATCTTTCTTTGAAGCTGAAGTCTAACTTTGGCTGTGTCCAACGGTATAGTACATAACTACAACATCACTCATAAACCATGAATTAGAATTTGACTAAAGACTAATACAACAAACACATAACACACGAAAACTCAAATTTCGTAAACACTAAATCTATAGAGTCTATGTAAGCTCATTTCAATAAGTATCACAAAAAATCACAAGTAATGGACTTTAAAGTCGTAGACTAGACCATCATAGATTAGCTTCTAAAGCTCAATTTCGAAGATTCAGTAGAATAACGGTAAATCTAAGATAGCATTTCTCTGGATTGTTCACCAGTGACAGTGATTGATCGAATTTAAGAATATTGACAGActcaaatgaaaaatgaacaaaaacccaaaagagGAATAATAATCTCATCTCGCACTAAAGAGAGATACCTCAGCAAAACAAGCAGCGAAAGCGCTGCAAATGAAGGTTTCAAGGAACGAAATCTCGATCCTTGGTTTGAAATCCGCCATTGTTATGCTATAGGAACAAGATAAGCGAAATCTGGAGAAGCACCGATTAggcaaaatgcaaaaacaaaaaaaggctAAAATTTGAGAAGTTGCTCCAGTTTCTCTCTAACAGCGATGATGATTGATGTAATCTTAAAATGGGTTTCTCAATGATTATAGTTTTTAGGAGTAGTAATGAAGAAAAGTGAGATCGAGATTTAATAATGGCGTAACGAATTCAGAACAAGTACAGAGTCTCTCTCAATCTTTTGTGTGTTACTATTTTCACTATAAAagtttctctctgtttttgttgtaactAAACACGTCATTAGATAGACCCTCTTCCTCCACTGGAAGGTTATGTACACAAACTGTTTTTCGCACACACAAGGTTATTTACTGGATGGTGTTGCTAGGGATACGTATAAAGACTATTCACGTGTACATTTCAATATACAACAAAGGCACTAGATGAACCAGAGAAATGGTGAATGGAGCTTATAGGAGTTTTAGCTGAACCAAAGTGAGTGATTCTATAAACACCAGGTGATGCGGTTTCAGGGATTCTCCATTCGATAGTTGCTGTGCTCTGCGTGCTGAGTTTAAACGGTCTTGACCACTTAAACCGGAGGCaaaagtcatcatcatcataaacaGGTACCCATGTCTCTCTTCCTTCGAGCCA includes:
- a CDS encoding Protein kinase superfamily protein (Protein kinase superfamily protein; FUNCTIONS IN: protein serine/threonine/tyrosine kinase activity, kinase activity; INVOLVED IN: protein amino acid phosphorylation; LOCATED IN: cytosol, plasma membrane; EXPRESSED IN: 25 plant structures; EXPRESSED DURING: 15 growth stages; CONTAINS InterPro DOMAIN/s: Protein kinase, catalytic domain (InterPro:IPR000719), Serine-threonine/tyrosine-protein kinase (InterPro:IPR001245), Protein kinase-like domain (InterPro:IPR011009), Serine/threonine-protein kinase, active site (InterPro:IPR008271); BEST Arabidopsis thaliana protein match is: Protein kinase superfamily protein (TAIR:AT3G46930.1); Has 30201 Blast hits to 17322 proteins in 780 species: Archae - 12; Bacteria - 1396; Metazoa - 17338; Fungi - 3422; Plants - 5037; Viruses - 0; Other Eukaryotes - 2996 (source: NCBI BLink).): MDEEATSWIRRAKFSQTVSYRLNSSKLASLPFMINQDKFSGLKAIPQRSSSSSSASSSDPKLVSSNSQTTGDTSSLEAADVYVVDSEIQTNPVTHKQRSVSPSPQMAVPDVFKEARSERKRFSTPHPRRVESEKGMKPKLSHKNSFDKRSFNLRSPSGPIRDLGTLRIQERVKSKKDTGWSKLFDNTGRRVSAVEASEEFRVDMSKLFFGLKFAHGLYSRLYHGKYEDKAVAVKLITVPDDDDNGCLGARLEKQFTKEVTLLSRLTHPNVIKFVGAYKDPPVYCVLTQYLPEGSLRSFLHKPENRSLPLKKLIEFAIDIARGMEYIHSRRIIHRDLKPENVLIDEEFHLKIADFGIACEEEYCDMLADDPGTYRWMAPEMIKRKPHGRKADVYSFGLVLWEMVAGAIPYEDMNPIQAAFAVVHKNIRPAIPGDCPVAMKALIEQCWSVAPDKRPEFWQIVKVLEQFAISLEREGNLNLSSSKICKDPRKGLKHWIQKLGPVHAGGGGGSSSSGLGGSALPKPKFA
- the GIL1 gene encoding glucose-6-phosphate isomerase, putative (DUF641) (GRAVITROPIC IN THE LIGHT (GIL1); CONTAINS InterPro DOMAIN/s: Protein of unknown function DUF641, plant (InterPro:IPR006943); BEST Arabidopsis thaliana protein match is: Plant protein of unknown function (DUF641) (TAIR:AT2G45260.1); Has 300 Blast hits to 298 proteins in 29 species: Archae - 0; Bacteria - 2; Metazoa - 5; Fungi - 2; Plants - 280; Viruses - 0; Other Eukaryotes - 11 (source: NCBI BLink).) — protein: MLPGILLCSLNPRNHSKKKKSERESLETEPKDIDYWYSVQFNRDPPRFALKSENNNHHSRSKSGGDFCKKKKRGEMANKVSNFSDLIQRVTASCLLHPLSAGRQDLAVNRREEYDTEEEENEEEGEIQYEDALEKENGKDETIRAKNGRNGVSVETVQEMEMVMDEVFTAAAAMKRAYVALQEAHSPWDPEKMHDADMAMVAELRRIGSLRERFRRMRGTGSGGRRKNDAGRGMLREAVAPYEAVVKELKKEVKVKDTEIENLKEKVKVASMANGNGGKKHRLLSSRKVNCTTQIAVSPVPELFEMTMIQVKEASKSFTGILLSLMRAAHWDIAAAVRSIEAASASSDGMSASSFASSVQSSVPNQHAKFALESYICRKIFQGFDHETFYMDGSLSSLINPDQYRRDCFAQFKDMKAMDPMELLGILPTCHFGKFCSKKYLSIIHQKMEESLFGDSEQRELVVAGNHPRSQFYGEFLGLAKAVWLLHLLAFSLDPSPSHFEANRGAEFHSQYMESVVRFSDGRVPAGQVVGFPVCPGFKLSHQGKGSIIKSRVYLVPRA
- the GIL1 gene encoding glucose-6-phosphate isomerase, putative (DUF641) (GRAVITROPIC IN THE LIGHT (GIL1); CONTAINS InterPro DOMAIN/s: Protein of unknown function DUF641, plant (InterPro:IPR006943); BEST Arabidopsis thaliana protein match is: Plant protein of unknown function (DUF641) (TAIR:AT2G45260.1); Has 292 Blast hits to 290 proteins in 22 species: Archae - 0; Bacteria - 2; Metazoa - 0; Fungi - 0; Plants - 282; Viruses - 0; Other Eukaryotes - 8 (source: NCBI BLink).); its protein translation is MANKVSNFSDLIQRVTASCLLHPLSAGRQDLAVNRREEYDTEEEENEEEGEIQYEDALEKENGKDETIRAKNGRNGVSVETVQEMEMVMDEVFTAAAAMKRAYVALQEAHSPWDPEKMHDADMAMVAELRRIGSLRERFRRMRGTGSGGRRKNDAGRGMLREAVAPYEAVVKELKKEVKVKDTEIENLKEKVKVASMANGNGGKKHRLLSSRKVNCTTQIAVSPVPELFEMTMIQVKEASKSFTGILLSLMRAAHWDIAAAVRSIEAASASSDGMSASSFASSVQSSVPNQHAKFALESYICRKIFQGFDHETFYMDGSLSSLINPDQYRRDCFAQFKDMKAMDPMELLGILPTCHFGKFCSKKYLSIIHQKMEESLFGDSEQRELVVAGNHPRSQFYGEFLGLAKAVWLLHLLAFSLDPSPSHFEANRGAEFHSQYMESVVRFSDGRVPAGQVVGFPVCPGFKLSHQGKGSIIKSRVYLVPRA
- the UCP2 gene encoding uncoupling protein 2 (uncoupling protein 2 (UCP2); FUNCTIONS IN: oxidative phosphorylation uncoupler activity; INVOLVED IN: transport, mitochondrial transport, transmembrane transport; LOCATED IN: mitochondrion, endomembrane system, membrane; EXPRESSED IN: 22 plant structures; EXPRESSED DURING: 13 growth stages; CONTAINS InterPro DOMAIN/s: Mitochondrial substrate carrier (InterPro:IPR001993), Mitochondrial brown fat uncoupling protein (InterPro:IPR002030), Mitochondrial substrate/solute carrier (InterPro:IPR018108); BEST Arabidopsis thaliana protein match is: plant uncoupling mitochondrial protein 1 (TAIR:AT3G54110.1); Has 30201 Blast hits to 17322 proteins in 780 species: Archae - 12; Bacteria - 1396; Metazoa - 17338; Fungi - 3422; Plants - 5037; Viruses - 0; Other Eukaryotes - 2996 (source: NCBI BLink).), with product MADFKPRIEISFLETFICSAFAACFAELCTIPLDTAKVRLQLQRKIPTGDGENLPKYRGSIGTLATIAREEGISGLWKGVIAGLHRQCIYGGLRIGLYEPVKTLLVGSDFIGDIPLYQKILAALLTGAIAIIVANPTDLVKVRLQSEGKLPAGVPRRYAGAVDAYFTIVKLEGVSALWTGLGPNIARNAIVNAAELASYDQIKETIMKIPFFRDSVLTHLLAGLAAGFFAVCIGSPIDVVKSRMMGDSTYRNTVDCFIKTMKTEGIMAFYKGFLPNFTRLGTWNAIMFLTLEQVKKVFLREVLYD
- the UCP2 gene encoding uncoupling protein 2 (uncoupling protein 2 (UCP2); FUNCTIONS IN: oxidative phosphorylation uncoupler activity; INVOLVED IN: transport, mitochondrial transport, transmembrane transport; LOCATED IN: mitochondrion, endomembrane system, membrane; EXPRESSED IN: 22 plant structures; EXPRESSED DURING: 13 growth stages; CONTAINS InterPro DOMAIN/s: Mitochondrial substrate carrier (InterPro:IPR001993), Mitochondrial brown fat uncoupling protein (InterPro:IPR002030), Mitochondrial substrate/solute carrier (InterPro:IPR018108); BEST Arabidopsis thaliana protein match is: plant uncoupling mitochondrial protein 1 (TAIR:AT3G54110.1); Has 35333 Blast hits to 34131 proteins in 2444 species: Archae - 798; Bacteria - 22429; Metazoa - 974; Fungi - 991; Plants - 531; Viruses - 0; Other Eukaryotes - 9610 (source: NCBI BLink).); the protein is MADFKPRIEISFLETFICSAFAACFAELCTIPLDTAKVRLQLQRKIPTGDGENLPKYRGSIGTLATIAREEGISGLWKGVIAGLHRQCIYGGLRIGLYEPVKTLLVGSDFIGDIPLYQKILAALLTGAIAIIVANPTDLVKVRLQSEGKLPAGVPRRYAGAVDAYFTIVKLEGVSALWTGLGPNIARNAIVNAAELASYDQIKETIMKIPFFRDSVLTHLLAGLAAGFFAVCIGSPIDVVSIHFRLLHKSTTRLFGFRLIMCGSAYIYNKFQ